The Mycobacterium sp. 3519A genome contains a region encoding:
- the poxB gene encoding ubiquinone-dependent pyruvate dehydrogenase, which produces MATVADHIISALSISGVRRVYGLPGDSLNGFTDAIRRSGEITWEHVRHEETAAFAAAADAALTGQLAVCAGSCGPGNLHLINGLFDAQRSRVPVLAIAAHIPRTEIGSEYFQETHPQELFRDCSVYRELVSTPEMAPRILEMGMRAAIEERGVAVVVIPGEIFLQRAETSAFLTRPVIPTRSVVRPDDASLRRAADILNAAEAVTILGGAGVEGAHDELMTAAATLNAPVVHALRGKEFIEYDNPFDVGMTGLLGFASGYKAIKESDTLLMLGTDFPYQQFYPDHAKVIQVDIRGRNLGRRVPLELGLVGTVKDTLAALQPLLRQKNQREHLDRSLRHYGKTRKTLDDLAVNDRDRSPIRPEYVAGLANQLASDDAVFTVDVGSPVVWAARYVKMNGRRRLVGSFNHGTMACALPHAIGAQTANRNRQVVALAGDGGLTMMFGELVTLIQNRLPVKVIVFNNSSLNFVELEMKAAGIVNYGTDLVNPNFADVARAMGIFGRRVEKPAELPQALRDAFAHDGPALVDVVTARQELSIPPAITVEQAKGFSLYAIRTIMAGHGDELLDLITTNVARRILD; this is translated from the coding sequence GTGGCGACCGTTGCCGATCACATCATCTCAGCACTGTCGATCAGCGGCGTTCGCCGCGTGTACGGGCTGCCGGGGGACAGCCTCAACGGGTTCACCGACGCGATTCGACGATCCGGTGAAATCACTTGGGAGCACGTACGCCACGAGGAGACGGCCGCATTCGCCGCCGCCGCCGACGCGGCGCTCACCGGACAGCTCGCGGTCTGCGCGGGCAGCTGCGGGCCGGGCAACCTGCATCTGATCAACGGGCTGTTCGACGCCCAGCGCAGCCGAGTTCCGGTACTGGCCATCGCGGCTCACATCCCGCGCACCGAGATCGGCTCGGAGTACTTCCAGGAGACCCATCCGCAGGAACTGTTCCGCGACTGCAGCGTCTACCGGGAACTCGTCAGCACCCCGGAGATGGCGCCGCGCATTCTGGAGATGGGGATGCGCGCCGCAATCGAGGAACGCGGTGTCGCCGTCGTCGTCATCCCGGGCGAGATCTTCCTGCAGCGCGCCGAGACGTCGGCCTTCCTGACGCGGCCGGTCATCCCGACGAGGTCCGTGGTGCGTCCCGACGACGCGTCGCTGCGCCGAGCGGCCGACATCCTCAACGCCGCAGAGGCCGTCACGATCCTCGGCGGGGCGGGCGTCGAGGGCGCCCACGACGAGTTGATGACCGCGGCCGCGACGCTGAACGCACCCGTCGTACATGCGTTGCGCGGCAAGGAGTTCATCGAATACGACAACCCGTTCGACGTCGGTATGACCGGTCTGCTCGGGTTCGCGTCGGGATACAAGGCCATCAAAGAGTCCGACACGCTGCTGATGTTGGGCACCGACTTTCCGTATCAGCAGTTCTATCCCGACCACGCGAAGGTGATTCAGGTCGACATCCGCGGCCGCAACCTCGGCCGTCGCGTACCGCTCGAACTCGGCCTCGTCGGCACGGTCAAGGACACGCTGGCCGCGCTGCAGCCGCTGCTGCGGCAGAAGAATCAGCGCGAGCATCTGGACCGCTCGCTGCGCCACTACGGCAAGACCCGCAAGACGCTGGACGATTTAGCCGTCAACGACCGCGACCGTTCTCCCATCCGACCGGAATATGTTGCGGGACTTGCCAATCAGCTTGCCAGCGACGATGCGGTGTTCACCGTCGACGTCGGATCGCCTGTGGTGTGGGCGGCGCGCTACGTGAAGATGAACGGACGCAGGCGACTTGTCGGGTCGTTCAACCACGGCACGATGGCGTGTGCGCTGCCGCACGCGATCGGCGCGCAGACTGCCAACCGCAACCGCCAAGTGGTCGCGCTGGCCGGCGACGGCGGTCTGACGATGATGTTCGGCGAGCTCGTCACGTTGATCCAGAACCGACTGCCGGTGAAGGTGATCGTGTTCAACAACTCGTCGCTGAACTTCGTCGAATTGGAGATGAAGGCGGCGGGCATCGTCAATTACGGCACCGATCTGGTGAACCCGAACTTCGCCGACGTCGCACGGGCGATGGGGATCTTCGGCCGTCGTGTCGAGAAACCGGCCGAGCTGCCGCAGGCGTTGAGGGACGCGTTCGCACATGACGGTCCTGCGCTCGTCGATGTGGTGACCGCCAGGCAGGAGTTGTCGATCCCGCCGGCGATCACAGTGGAGCAGGCCAAGGGGTTCTCGCTGTATGCGATCCGCACCATCATGGCCGGCCATGGCGACGAGTTGCTCGACCTGATCACCACCAACGTCGCGCGCCGCATCCTCGACTGA
- a CDS encoding helix-turn-helix domain-containing protein, whose product MSGYGQFCPVAKAMELLDERWTVLVVRELLLGSRHFNELRRGVPKMSPALLSKRLKSLTRAGVVAREEVDGRTMYSLTECGKELTDVVEALGAWGVRWIGELGEEDLDPHLLMWDMRRTIPIEEWPRTRTTLAFRLDGVAPKASRWWLVVADGEADVCDFDPGHEVAGTVETSLRTLTRIWRGDTSWQHALLDGSVAVSGPADVRRAIPGWIGQSALASVPRPA is encoded by the coding sequence ATGTCCGGATACGGCCAGTTCTGTCCGGTGGCCAAGGCGATGGAGCTGCTCGACGAGCGCTGGACGGTGCTCGTCGTCCGGGAGCTGCTGCTGGGCAGCAGGCACTTCAACGAGCTGCGCCGTGGGGTGCCGAAGATGTCGCCCGCGTTGCTGTCGAAGCGGCTGAAGTCGCTGACCCGCGCGGGCGTCGTCGCGCGCGAGGAGGTCGACGGCCGGACGATGTACTCGCTGACCGAGTGCGGCAAGGAGCTCACCGACGTGGTCGAGGCGCTGGGCGCGTGGGGTGTGCGCTGGATCGGCGAACTCGGTGAGGAGGACCTCGATCCGCATCTGCTGATGTGGGATATGCGCCGCACCATTCCTATCGAGGAATGGCCGCGGACCCGCACCACGCTGGCGTTCCGCCTGGACGGGGTGGCGCCCAAGGCCTCGCGCTGGTGGCTGGTCGTCGCCGACGGCGAGGCTGATGTGTGCGATTTCGACCCCGGCCACGAGGTGGCGGGAACCGTGGAAACCAGCCTGCGCACGCTCACCCGGATCTGGCGCGGCGACACCAGTTGGCAACACGCGCTGCTCGACGGCAGCGTCGCCGTGTCCGGTCCGGCCGACGTGCGCAGGGCCATCCCGGGGTGGATCGGGCAGAGCGCGCTGGCCAGCGTGCCGCGCCCGGCCTGA
- a CDS encoding class I SAM-dependent methyltransferase: protein MSNLTAAVDHSQIAAKHRAMWASGDYPKLAADLVAPLGPVLVEAIGVGPGDRVLDVAAGTGNAAIPAARTKASVIASDLCPELLESGRALAAEQGVQLEWREANAHALPFGDNEFDVVMSCIGVMFAPFHELAAGELVRVTKPGGRIGLINWTPEGHIGKLFSTMKPYMPAPPPGAQPPPLWGQEDHVRELFGDRVTDLQMERRMLPVHHFADGAAFRDYFKATYGPTIAAYRNIEGDANRVAELDEAIARVGDAVLHGDNTMEWEYLLVTARKA from the coding sequence ATGAGCAACTTGACCGCGGCTGTTGACCACAGCCAGATCGCCGCCAAACACCGCGCCATGTGGGCGTCGGGGGATTACCCGAAACTCGCCGCCGACCTGGTCGCCCCGCTGGGACCCGTGCTGGTCGAAGCCATCGGAGTGGGTCCGGGGGACCGCGTCCTCGACGTCGCCGCCGGCACCGGCAACGCCGCCATCCCGGCGGCACGGACCAAAGCCAGCGTGATCGCCAGCGACCTGTGTCCCGAGCTGTTGGAAAGCGGCCGCGCGCTCGCCGCCGAACAGGGTGTGCAGCTCGAGTGGCGCGAGGCCAACGCCCACGCACTGCCGTTCGGCGACAACGAGTTCGACGTGGTGATGTCGTGTATCGGCGTGATGTTCGCCCCGTTCCACGAATTGGCAGCGGGCGAGTTGGTCCGGGTGACCAAACCGGGCGGCAGGATCGGCCTGATCAACTGGACGCCCGAGGGGCACATCGGCAAATTGTTCTCGACCATGAAGCCGTACATGCCCGCTCCGCCGCCGGGTGCGCAACCGCCGCCGCTGTGGGGACAGGAGGACCACGTCCGCGAGCTGTTCGGCGACCGCGTCACCGACCTGCAGATGGAACGCCGGATGCTGCCCGTGCACCACTTCGCCGACGGCGCGGCGTTCCGCGACTACTTCAAGGCCACCTACGGGCCCACCATCGCGGCGTACCGCAACATCGAGGGTGACGCGAACCGGGTGGCGGAACTGGACGAGGCGATCGCCCGCGTCGGCGACGCAGTCCTGCACGGCGACAACACCATGGAATGGGAGTACCTGCTCGTGACGGCGCGCAAGGCCTGA
- a CDS encoding phosphotransferase family protein — protein sequence MPNDAQQLPTLTDEAQAALQRWVREQGLGSEVADVQPLTGGTQNIVVRVHVDGRPMVLRRPPLHPRPTSNNTMLREIAALRTLAGTTVPHPGFIAGCDDLDVLGVVFYLMEEVDGFNPGDSMEQAYVDNADWRHRVSLSYAASLAQLGNVEWEGSPLAELKRPGSFLQRQVPQFLRLLESYRHDRYSPESLAVTELADWLETNRPPDGKPGIMHGDPHLSNVLLRRDKPELAAFVDWEMCTVGDPLLDLGWMLICWPLETNTITAGAQLAALGGLASRRELLDAYLAAGGRETSSLNWYVAMACFKLGIVIEGTWSRYLIGQASRDAGERLHSNAQNLIDVGTQVAKGDSPFGVD from the coding sequence GTGCCCAACGACGCCCAGCAGCTTCCGACTCTGACCGACGAAGCCCAGGCTGCGCTGCAGCGCTGGGTGCGAGAACAGGGCCTCGGGTCCGAGGTCGCCGATGTCCAACCGTTGACCGGCGGCACGCAGAACATCGTGGTGCGGGTGCACGTCGACGGTCGCCCAATGGTGTTGCGCCGTCCGCCACTGCATCCGCGGCCGACGAGCAACAACACCATGCTGCGCGAAATCGCGGCGCTGCGAACGCTGGCGGGCACCACCGTGCCGCACCCGGGTTTCATCGCGGGCTGCGACGACCTCGACGTGCTCGGGGTGGTGTTCTATCTGATGGAAGAGGTCGACGGCTTCAATCCCGGCGACAGCATGGAGCAGGCATACGTCGACAACGCCGACTGGCGGCACCGGGTCAGCCTGTCGTATGCGGCCAGCCTCGCGCAACTCGGCAACGTCGAGTGGGAGGGCAGTCCGCTCGCCGAGTTGAAACGGCCGGGTTCGTTTCTGCAACGGCAGGTGCCGCAGTTCCTGCGGCTGCTGGAAAGCTATCGGCACGACCGCTATTCGCCCGAATCGCTGGCCGTCACCGAGTTGGCGGACTGGCTGGAGACCAACCGGCCGCCGGACGGCAAGCCCGGCATCATGCATGGCGACCCGCATCTGAGCAACGTGCTGCTGCGCCGCGACAAGCCGGAGTTGGCCGCGTTCGTCGACTGGGAGATGTGCACGGTCGGCGATCCGCTGCTGGACCTCGGCTGGATGTTGATCTGCTGGCCGCTGGAGACCAACACGATCACCGCAGGCGCGCAACTCGCCGCGCTCGGTGGGTTGGCCAGCAGACGTGAACTGCTGGACGCCTATCTGGCCGCGGGCGGCCGCGAAACATCAAGCCTCAATTGGTATGTCGCGATGGCGTGCTTCAAACTCGGCATCGTCATCGAGGGCACATGGTCGCGCTACCTCATCGGGCAGGCGAGCAGGGACGCCGGCGAGCGACTGCACTCCAACGCCCAGAACCTGATCGACGTCGGCACCCAGGTGGCCAAGGGCGACAGTCCTTTTGGCGTCGACTAG
- a CDS encoding IclR family transcriptional regulator — protein sequence MAGNTSVPGATVTSRLLAVLGAFGEHHRSLTLSEIARRADLPLPTTHRLARELVAGGALDRLDDGRYVIGRLVWEAGLLAPVQGSLRQVAEPFLHDVFAATMATVHLAVRDGDEVLYLDRMQGRASVPIVSTVGTRLPMHATGVGKVLLAHSPADVRDRVLADLTRITPYTITRPELLEAQLERVRRDGVATTTEEMSLGACSLAVPVVQSSDGAVVAAIGVVVATLKRDRQRLLGALQVAARGISRLL from the coding sequence ATGGCCGGGAACACGTCGGTGCCGGGAGCGACCGTCACCTCCCGACTGCTGGCGGTGCTCGGCGCGTTCGGCGAGCACCACCGCAGCCTGACCCTGTCGGAGATCGCCCGGCGCGCCGATCTCCCGCTGCCAACGACTCACCGGTTGGCCCGCGAACTCGTCGCGGGCGGCGCGCTGGACCGTCTCGACGACGGCCGCTATGTGATCGGGCGACTGGTCTGGGAGGCCGGCTTGCTGGCGCCGGTTCAGGGCAGCCTGCGACAGGTGGCCGAACCGTTTCTGCACGACGTCTTCGCGGCAACGATGGCGACCGTGCATCTTGCGGTGCGCGACGGCGATGAGGTGCTGTACCTGGACCGGATGCAGGGCCGGGCATCGGTGCCGATCGTCAGCACCGTCGGCACCCGACTGCCCATGCACGCCACCGGTGTCGGGAAGGTGCTACTGGCGCACTCCCCCGCCGACGTCCGCGACCGGGTGCTGGCCGACTTGACGCGCATCACCCCGTACACCATCACCCGGCCTGAGCTACTCGAAGCGCAACTCGAGCGGGTTCGGCGCGACGGCGTCGCAACCACCACTGAGGAGATGTCGCTTGGCGCTTGCTCGTTGGCGGTTCCGGTGGTGCAGTCCTCCGACGGTGCCGTGGTGGCGGCGATCGGTGTCGTCGTCGCGACCCTCAAACGTGACAGGCAGCGGCTGCTCGGCGCGCTGCAGGTGGCGGCGCGCGGGATCAGCAGGCTGCTCTAG
- the pcaH gene encoding protocatechuate 3,4-dioxygenase subunit beta, producing MTGQAEITAEIAAIHTDYHRAGVEETQPRLHYPPYRSSTLRHPHHDLHQVDPEAIELWAPCFGRTDVDPLEADLTIQHTGEPIGERTVITGRIVDGDGRPVRGQLVEIWQANAAGRYLHQRDQHPAPLDPNFTGVGRCLTDGDGTYRFTTIKPGPYPWRNHHNAWRPAHIHFSLFGTDFTQRMITQMYFPGDPLFALDPIYQSITDQKARDRLVATYDHDVTSHEWATGYRWDIVLTGAAGTPFEDAR from the coding sequence ATGACAGGGCAGGCGGAGATCACCGCGGAGATCGCGGCGATCCACACGGACTATCACCGGGCAGGCGTCGAGGAAACCCAACCGCGGCTGCACTATCCGCCGTACCGCAGCAGTACGCTGCGCCATCCGCATCACGACCTACATCAGGTTGACCCGGAAGCGATCGAGCTGTGGGCGCCGTGCTTCGGCCGAACCGACGTGGACCCGCTCGAGGCGGATCTGACGATCCAACACACCGGCGAACCGATCGGCGAGCGCACCGTGATCACCGGACGAATCGTCGACGGCGACGGCAGACCGGTGCGCGGCCAACTCGTCGAGATCTGGCAGGCCAACGCCGCGGGACGGTATCTGCACCAACGCGATCAGCATCCCGCGCCACTGGACCCGAACTTCACCGGCGTCGGGCGATGCCTGACCGACGGCGACGGCACCTACCGGTTCACCACGATCAAGCCCGGGCCGTACCCGTGGCGCAACCACCACAATGCGTGGCGGCCCGCGCACATCCATTTCTCGTTGTTCGGAACGGATTTCACCCAACGGATGATCACCCAGATGTACTTCCCCGGTGACCCGCTCTTCGCATTGGATCCCATCTACCAGTCGATCACCGACCAGAAGGCCCGCGATCGGCTTGTCGCCACCTACGACCATGACGTCACCAGCCACGAATGGGCCACCGGTTACCGGTGGGACATCGTGTTGACCGGCGCCGCCGGGACACCGTTCGAGGACGCCCGATGA
- the pcaG gene encoding protocatechuate 3,4-dioxygenase subunit alpha: MSTMTATPGQTIGPFFGYALPFDRGNELVPPGSPGAIRLRGVVTDGAGTAVPDALVEIWQGDANGVVPTAAGSLRRDGWTFTGWGRASTDADGHYSFTTVKPGPVQPDSAPFYAVTVFARGLLNRLFTRAYVPDDRLGYDGLLNSVPPERRHTLIAVPDDHGLRFDIRLQGADETVFLRYRGQHR, from the coding sequence ATGAGCACCATGACCGCGACGCCGGGCCAGACGATCGGGCCGTTCTTCGGCTATGCGCTGCCGTTCGACCGGGGCAACGAACTCGTCCCGCCCGGCTCGCCCGGCGCCATCCGGTTGCGCGGCGTCGTCACCGACGGCGCGGGCACCGCGGTGCCCGATGCGCTGGTGGAGATCTGGCAGGGCGACGCCAACGGTGTGGTGCCGACGGCGGCGGGTTCGTTGCGACGCGACGGGTGGACCTTCACAGGGTGGGGGCGCGCAAGCACCGACGCCGACGGGCACTACAGCTTCACGACGGTCAAACCCGGCCCGGTGCAACCCGATTCGGCACCGTTTTACGCCGTCACAGTGTTCGCCCGCGGCCTGCTGAACCGGCTCTTCACCCGTGCGTATGTACCCGACGACCGGCTTGGGTACGACGGACTGCTCAACTCGGTGCCGCCGGAGAGGCGGCACACCCTGATCGCGGTGCCTGACGATCACGGCCTGCGATTCGACATCAGGCTGCAAGGCGCCGACGAGACGGTGTTCCTGCGCTACCGGGGCCAACACCGATGA
- the pcaB gene encoding 3-carboxy-cis,cis-muconate cycloisomerase — MTDLYWPGDHRAGSLFTDSALLMALVSVESAWLAALVDAGVAPAAARADLTAVVSAGDAETIAVAAEADGNPVPGLLAVLRQRTGGEPARWLHRGLTSQDVIDTALMLCTRDTLSAVHREIVSQIGTLITLTERHQRDPMVARTLTQPALPSTVGMKIANWLSAVLDAADTVAALPPLPAQAGGAAGTLAATTELTGSPADAVSLSTRLAAALDLAYTGPWHTTRSVLTRIGDALVTCCDAWGHIAADIATGSRHEIGELAEGSGGGSSTMPHKSNPVLSILVRRAALAAPALAATLHTAAAASVDERSDGAWHTEWATMRTLARRTAVAAAHTTELLEGLRIDTDRAAANLRAAGDLRAEQRSMSELTGRPALSNYTGAADFLIDATLQRARQHLKEAI, encoded by the coding sequence ATGACCGACCTGTACTGGCCGGGCGATCACCGCGCCGGTTCGTTGTTCACCGATTCGGCGTTGCTGATGGCGCTGGTGTCAGTCGAAAGCGCTTGGCTCGCCGCACTTGTGGATGCCGGGGTCGCGCCGGCCGCCGCGCGGGCCGACCTGACCGCCGTCGTCTCCGCTGGGGACGCCGAGACGATCGCCGTCGCCGCCGAAGCCGACGGCAACCCGGTGCCCGGCCTACTCGCAGTGCTGCGCCAGCGAACCGGCGGCGAACCCGCGCGCTGGCTGCACCGCGGTCTGACCAGCCAGGACGTCATCGACACCGCGCTGATGCTGTGCACCCGGGATACGCTGTCGGCGGTGCATCGTGAAATCGTCTCGCAGATAGGCACTTTGATCACGCTAACCGAACGCCACCAACGTGACCCGATGGTGGCGCGCACGCTGACTCAGCCCGCGCTGCCCAGCACGGTCGGCATGAAGATCGCGAATTGGCTGTCCGCGGTGCTGGACGCCGCGGACACCGTCGCGGCACTGCCCCCGCTGCCGGCCCAGGCGGGCGGGGCCGCAGGCACGCTCGCCGCGACGACGGAACTGACCGGATCGCCTGCCGATGCCGTATCGCTGTCGACGCGACTCGCCGCGGCGCTGGATCTGGCGTACACCGGGCCGTGGCACACCACCCGTTCGGTGCTCACCCGCATCGGCGATGCGCTCGTGACATGTTGCGACGCATGGGGACACATCGCTGCCGACATTGCGACCGGCAGCAGGCATGAAATCGGTGAGCTGGCCGAGGGCAGCGGCGGTGGTTCGTCGACCATGCCGCACAAGAGCAATCCGGTGTTGTCGATACTGGTTCGGCGGGCCGCGCTGGCCGCCCCCGCGTTGGCGGCCACCCTGCACACCGCCGCGGCGGCCAGTGTCGACGAACGCTCCGACGGGGCGTGGCACACCGAGTGGGCCACGATGCGCACGCTCGCGCGACGCACGGCGGTCGCCGCCGCCCACACCACTGAACTGCTCGAGGGACTTCGGATCGACACCGACCGCGCGGCGGCGAACCTGAGGGCCGCGGGTGACCTGCGGGCCGAGCAGCGGTCGATGTCCGAATTGACCGGGCGCCCCGCACTTTCGAACTACACCGGCGCGGCGGACTTCCTGATCGACGCGACACTGCAACGCGCACGCCAGCACCTGAAGGAGGCGATATGA
- the pcaC gene encoding 4-carboxymuconolactone decarboxylase, translating into MTVPELVGTDFGGPRGAALLLLGPSVGTSASALWGACAELLAEHVHVVGWDLPGHGRSPASGFRIPDLAAGVLALADQIAPRSAFHYAGNSIGGAVGLQLLLDAPQRVTTAALACTGAVIGRPEDWASRAATVRASGTDAVVELATQRWFGAGFAERRPDVVATLVGALRATDDESYAQACEALAEFDVTERLGEITTPVLAIGGADDVPTPPDLLGRIASSVKDGRMIVLNGVGHLAPAEAPGRIARLIIGHLAPKDPVYNAGMAVRREVLGDAHVNRAIAGTTEFTAEFQDLITRYAWGTIWTRPGLDRRARSMITLTAMVARGHHEELAMHVRAARRNGLSTDEIKEVLLQSAIYCGVPDANTAFRIANKVLAEEAGA; encoded by the coding sequence ATGACCGTGCCGGAACTCGTCGGCACCGATTTCGGCGGACCACGCGGCGCCGCCCTGCTGCTGCTCGGACCGTCGGTGGGCACGTCGGCCTCCGCACTGTGGGGCGCCTGCGCCGAACTCCTTGCCGAACATGTGCACGTGGTCGGCTGGGATCTACCGGGACACGGCCGCAGCCCGGCGAGTGGGTTCCGGATTCCGGACCTGGCCGCAGGCGTGCTGGCGCTCGCCGATCAGATCGCGCCGCGCAGCGCCTTTCACTACGCAGGCAATTCGATCGGCGGTGCTGTCGGCCTGCAACTGCTGCTCGATGCTCCGCAGCGGGTGACGACGGCCGCGTTGGCATGCACCGGCGCGGTCATCGGCAGGCCTGAGGACTGGGCATCGCGGGCGGCTACCGTGCGCGCGTCAGGCACCGACGCCGTCGTCGAACTCGCGACGCAGCGCTGGTTCGGCGCCGGTTTCGCCGAGCGGCGACCCGACGTCGTCGCCACCCTCGTCGGCGCGTTGCGGGCCACCGACGACGAGTCCTATGCCCAAGCATGTGAGGCGTTGGCGGAGTTCGATGTCACCGAACGCCTCGGCGAGATCACCACACCGGTGCTGGCGATCGGCGGCGCCGACGACGTTCCGACGCCGCCTGATTTGTTGGGACGGATCGCCTCCAGCGTCAAGGACGGTCGGATGATCGTGCTCAACGGTGTCGGTCACCTCGCGCCCGCGGAAGCCCCAGGCCGGATCGCCCGCCTGATCATCGGCCACCTGGCACCGAAGGATCCCGTCTACAACGCGGGCATGGCGGTACGCCGCGAGGTGCTCGGCGACGCCCACGTCAACCGCGCGATCGCGGGCACCACCGAGTTCACCGCCGAATTCCAGGACCTGATCACCCGCTACGCGTGGGGCACCATCTGGACGCGGCCGGGACTGGACCGCCGCGCCCGGTCGATGATCACGTTGACCGCCATGGTGGCCCGCGGCCACCACGAAGAGTTGGCGATGCATGTGCGCGCCGCGCGTCGCAACGGCCTCAGCACCGACGAGATCAAGGAGGTGCTGCTGCAGTCCGCGATCTATTGCGGTGTGCCGGACGCCAACACCGCGTTTCGGATCGCGAACAAGGTGCTCGCCGAGGAGGCAGGCGCGTGA
- a CDS encoding 3-oxoacid CoA-transferase subunit A, with translation MSRTVICESAAEAVDGIRDGSTVLVGGFGMAGMPTTLIDALIEQGARDLTIVSNNAGNGDTGLAALLAVARVSKVICSFPRQSDSHVFDALYRRGEVALEVVPQGSLAERMRAAGAGIGAFYCPTGVGTLLAEDKEVRTIDGRDYVLEYPIRGDVALIGAHTGDRAGNLVYRKTARNFGPVMATAATLTIAEVSHVVDVGAIDPETVVTPGIFVDRILEVHR, from the coding sequence GTGAGTCGCACCGTGATCTGCGAGTCGGCCGCCGAGGCGGTCGACGGTATCCGCGACGGATCAACGGTTCTGGTGGGTGGATTCGGCATGGCCGGGATGCCCACCACGCTGATCGACGCATTGATCGAACAGGGCGCCCGCGATCTCACCATCGTCAGCAACAACGCGGGTAACGGCGACACGGGTCTGGCCGCACTGCTGGCCGTGGCGCGTGTGTCCAAGGTGATCTGTTCCTTTCCTCGCCAATCGGATTCGCACGTGTTCGACGCCCTGTACCGGCGCGGCGAGGTGGCCCTCGAAGTGGTGCCACAGGGCAGCCTCGCCGAACGCATGCGCGCCGCGGGTGCAGGCATCGGTGCGTTCTACTGCCCGACGGGTGTCGGCACACTGCTGGCCGAGGACAAGGAGGTCCGCACCATCGACGGCAGGGACTATGTGCTGGAGTATCCGATTCGCGGCGACGTCGCGCTGATCGGCGCCCACACCGGCGATCGGGCAGGCAATCTGGTGTACCGCAAGACCGCCCGCAACTTCGGTCCGGTGATGGCCACCGCGGCCACGCTGACCATCGCGGAGGTGTCACACGTCGTCGACGTCGGTGCGATCGACCCGGAAACCGTCGTCACCCCAGGCATTTTCGTCGACCGCATCCTGGAGGTGCACCGGTGA
- a CDS encoding 3-oxoacid CoA-transferase subunit B, whose translation MSAHGEPLGREELAAIIARDIPAGSYVNLGIGQPTRVADYLPADAGIVLHTENGMLGMGRAATGDEIDPDLINAGKIAVTETPGASYFHHADSFAMMRGGHIDVCVLGAFQVSVRGDLANWHTGAPGDIPAVGGAMDLAIGAKSVYVMMNLFAKDGAAKLVPACTYPLTGLACVRRVYTDYAIFEIGESGVRARETFGIGMDELADRMSIELR comes from the coding sequence GTGAGCGCGCACGGCGAACCGCTCGGCCGCGAGGAACTCGCCGCCATCATCGCCCGCGACATCCCGGCAGGCTCGTATGTCAACCTCGGCATCGGCCAACCCACCCGTGTCGCCGACTACCTGCCCGCCGACGCCGGTATCGTGCTGCACACCGAGAACGGGATGCTCGGAATGGGCCGTGCGGCAACCGGTGACGAAATCGATCCTGACCTGATCAACGCAGGCAAGATCGCCGTCACGGAGACGCCAGGCGCGTCCTACTTTCACCACGCGGACTCGTTCGCGATGATGCGCGGCGGTCACATCGACGTCTGTGTACTCGGCGCGTTCCAGGTCAGTGTGCGCGGCGACCTGGCCAACTGGCATACCGGTGCACCCGGTGACATCCCCGCTGTCGGCGGCGCAATGGATTTGGCGATCGGCGCGAAGAGCGTCTACGTGATGATGAACCTGTTCGCCAAGGACGGCGCGGCCAAACTCGTGCCGGCCTGTACGTACCCGCTGACCGGGTTGGCGTGTGTCCGGCGGGTGTACACCGACTACGCGATCTTCGAGATCGGGGAGTCCGGGGTGCGCGCGCGCGAGACGTTCGGCATCGGCATGGACGAATTGGCAGACCGGATGAGCATCGAATTGCGTTAG